One Phaseolus vulgaris cultivar G19833 chromosome 4, P. vulgaris v2.0, whole genome shotgun sequence DNA window includes the following coding sequences:
- the LOC137837505 gene encoding somatic embryogenesis receptor kinase 2-like isoform X1 has translation MERELWGFVFFWWVFLVHPLCLVSANMEGDALHNLRTNLQDPNNVLQSWDPTLVNPCTWFHVTCNNDNSVIRVDLGNAALSGQLVPQLGQLKNLQYLELYSNNISGPIPSDLGNLTNLVSLDLYLNYFSGPIPESLGKLSKLRFLRLNNNSLTGPIPMSLTNVTALQVLDFSNNRLSGVVPDNGSFSLFTPISFTNNLDLCGPVTGHPCPGSPPFSPPPPFVPPSPISAPGGNSATGAIAGGVAAGAALLFAAPAIAFAWWRRRKPQEFFFDVPAEEDPEVHLGQLKRFSLRELQVATDTFSNKNILGRGGFGKVYKGRLADGSLVAVKRLKEERTPGGELQFQTEVEMISMAVHRNLLRLRGFCMTTTERLLVYPYMANGSVASCLRERPAHQQPLDWPTRKRIALGSSRGLSYLHDHCDPKIIHRDVKAANILLDEEFEAVVGDFGLAKLMDYKDTHVTTAVRGTIGHIAPEYLSTGKSSEKTDVFGYGIMLLELITGQRAFDLARLANDDDVMLLDWVKGLLKEKKLEMLVDPDLHNNYIDAEVEQLIQVALLCTQGFPMDRPKMSEVVRMLEGDGLAERWDEWQKVEVLRQEVELAPHPSSDWIVDSTENLHAVELSGPR, from the exons ATGGAGAGAGAGTTGTGGGGTTTTGTTTTCTTCTGGTGGGTGTTCTTAGTTCACCCATTGTGCTTGGTTTCTGCTAACATGGAag GTGACGCCTTACATAACCTGAGGACAAATTTACAGGATCCTAACAATGTTTTGCAAAGTTGGGACCCTACATTGGTGAATCCATGCACGTGGTTTCATGTAACATGCAACAACGACAATAGTGTCATTAGAGT TGATCTGGGAAATGCTGCTTTGTCTGGTCAACTTGTTCCACAGCTTGGCCAGCTCAAAAACTTACAGTATTT gGAACTTTATAGCAATAACATTAGTGGACCAATTCCAAGCGACCTGGGGAATCTTACTAATTTGGTGAGCTTGGATTTGTATCTAAACTACTTCAGTGGACCTATCCCAGAGTCATTGGGCAAGTTGTCAAAATTGCGTTTCCT CCGGCTTAACAACAACAGCCTGACTGGTCCTATTCCCATGTCACTGACTAATGTCACTGCTCTGCAAGTGCT GGATTTTTCTAATAACCGTCTCTCAGGTGTGGTTCCTGATAATGGCTCCTTCTCACTATTCACTCCCATCAG CTTTACCAACAACTTGGATCTATGTGGCCCTGTCACTGGGCACCCATGTCCTGGGTCACCTCCATTTTCTCCTCCTCCTCCTTTTGTACCACCATCCCCAATCTCAGCTCCAG GAGGAAATAGTGCCACTGGTGCAATAGCTGGAGGAGTAGCTGCAGGTGCTGCTCTGTTATTTGCTGCTCCGGCAATTGCGTTTGCATGGTGGCGTCGAAGGAAACCACAAGAATTTTTCTTTGATGTACCTG CTGAAGAAGATCCTGAAGTACATCTTGGGCAGCTTAAGAGGTTCTCACTAAGGGAACTGCAAGTTGCAACAGATACTTTTAGTAATAAGAACATTCTTGGAAGGGGTGGATTTGGTAAGGTGTACAAAGGACGCTTGGCAGATGGTTCACTGGTTGCtgtgaaaagattgaaagaggAGCGCACGCCTGGTGGGGAGCTTCAGTTTCAGACTGAAGTAGAGATGATCAGCATGGCTGTGCACCGAAATCTCCTCCGTTTACGGGGGTTCTGTATGACAACAACTGAAAGACTACTTGTATATCCTTACATGGCTAATGGAAGTGTTGCCTCATGCTTAAGAG AGCGACCGGCACATCAACAACCACTTGATTGGCCAACAAGAAAAAGAATAGCATTGGGATCATCAAGGGGTCTTTCATATTTGCATGATCATTGTGACCCAAAGATTATCCATCGTGATGTAAAAGCTGCAAACATATTGTTGGATGAGGAGTTTGAGGCTGTTGTTGGGGATTTTGGGTTGGCTAAACTGATGGACTACAAGGACACCCATGTTACGACTGCTGTACGAGGCACAATTGGGCACATAGCCCCAGAGTACCTATCTACTGGTAAATCTTCAGAGAAAACTGACGTATTTGGGTATGGTATAATGCTTCTGGAGCTGATCACTGGACAAAGGGCTTTTGACTTAGCTCGTCTTGCAAATGATGATGATGTTATGTTGCTGGATTGG GTTAAAGGACTCTTGAAGGAAAAGAAGCTAGAAATGCTTGTTGACCCTGATCTCCATAACAATTACATAGATGCTGAGGTAGAACAGTTAATTCAGGTTGCACTGCTTTGCACACAAGGTTTCCCTATGGACCGGCCTAAGATGTCGGAAGTGGTGCGAATGCTTGAAGGTGACGGTTTGGCAGAAAGATGGGACGAGTGGCAAAAGGTGGAGGTTCTGCGTCAGGAAGTGGAGCTCGCCCCTCATCCCAGTTCTGATTGGATTGTTGACTCAACTGAAAATCTACATGCAGTTGAGTTATCTGGTCCAAGGTAA
- the LOC137837505 gene encoding somatic embryogenesis receptor kinase 1-like isoform X2, producing the protein MLLCLVNLFHSLASSKTYSICSLWFCYLFEFVRDSAVAFDLVRSFLKRELYSNNISGPIPSDLGNLTNLVSLDLYLNYFSGPIPESLGKLSKLRFLRLNNNSLTGPIPMSLTNVTALQVLDFSNNRLSGVVPDNGSFSLFTPISFTNNLDLCGPVTGHPCPGSPPFSPPPPFVPPSPISAPGGNSATGAIAGGVAAGAALLFAAPAIAFAWWRRRKPQEFFFDVPAEEDPEVHLGQLKRFSLRELQVATDTFSNKNILGRGGFGKVYKGRLADGSLVAVKRLKEERTPGGELQFQTEVEMISMAVHRNLLRLRGFCMTTTERLLVYPYMANGSVASCLRERPAHQQPLDWPTRKRIALGSSRGLSYLHDHCDPKIIHRDVKAANILLDEEFEAVVGDFGLAKLMDYKDTHVTTAVRGTIGHIAPEYLSTGKSSEKTDVFGYGIMLLELITGQRAFDLARLANDDDVMLLDWVKGLLKEKKLEMLVDPDLHNNYIDAEVEQLIQVALLCTQGFPMDRPKMSEVVRMLEGDGLAERWDEWQKVEVLRQEVELAPHPSSDWIVDSTENLHAVELSGPR; encoded by the exons ATGCTGCTTTGTCTGGTCAACTTGTTCCACAGCTTGGCCAGCTCAAAAACTTACAGTATTT GTTCTCTTTGGTTTTGCTATCTATTTGAGTTTGTGAGAGATTCAGCAGTTGCATTTGACTTGGTCAGAAGTTTCTTAAAGAG gGAACTTTATAGCAATAACATTAGTGGACCAATTCCAAGCGACCTGGGGAATCTTACTAATTTGGTGAGCTTGGATTTGTATCTAAACTACTTCAGTGGACCTATCCCAGAGTCATTGGGCAAGTTGTCAAAATTGCGTTTCCT CCGGCTTAACAACAACAGCCTGACTGGTCCTATTCCCATGTCACTGACTAATGTCACTGCTCTGCAAGTGCT GGATTTTTCTAATAACCGTCTCTCAGGTGTGGTTCCTGATAATGGCTCCTTCTCACTATTCACTCCCATCAG CTTTACCAACAACTTGGATCTATGTGGCCCTGTCACTGGGCACCCATGTCCTGGGTCACCTCCATTTTCTCCTCCTCCTCCTTTTGTACCACCATCCCCAATCTCAGCTCCAG GAGGAAATAGTGCCACTGGTGCAATAGCTGGAGGAGTAGCTGCAGGTGCTGCTCTGTTATTTGCTGCTCCGGCAATTGCGTTTGCATGGTGGCGTCGAAGGAAACCACAAGAATTTTTCTTTGATGTACCTG CTGAAGAAGATCCTGAAGTACATCTTGGGCAGCTTAAGAGGTTCTCACTAAGGGAACTGCAAGTTGCAACAGATACTTTTAGTAATAAGAACATTCTTGGAAGGGGTGGATTTGGTAAGGTGTACAAAGGACGCTTGGCAGATGGTTCACTGGTTGCtgtgaaaagattgaaagaggAGCGCACGCCTGGTGGGGAGCTTCAGTTTCAGACTGAAGTAGAGATGATCAGCATGGCTGTGCACCGAAATCTCCTCCGTTTACGGGGGTTCTGTATGACAACAACTGAAAGACTACTTGTATATCCTTACATGGCTAATGGAAGTGTTGCCTCATGCTTAAGAG AGCGACCGGCACATCAACAACCACTTGATTGGCCAACAAGAAAAAGAATAGCATTGGGATCATCAAGGGGTCTTTCATATTTGCATGATCATTGTGACCCAAAGATTATCCATCGTGATGTAAAAGCTGCAAACATATTGTTGGATGAGGAGTTTGAGGCTGTTGTTGGGGATTTTGGGTTGGCTAAACTGATGGACTACAAGGACACCCATGTTACGACTGCTGTACGAGGCACAATTGGGCACATAGCCCCAGAGTACCTATCTACTGGTAAATCTTCAGAGAAAACTGACGTATTTGGGTATGGTATAATGCTTCTGGAGCTGATCACTGGACAAAGGGCTTTTGACTTAGCTCGTCTTGCAAATGATGATGATGTTATGTTGCTGGATTGG GTTAAAGGACTCTTGAAGGAAAAGAAGCTAGAAATGCTTGTTGACCCTGATCTCCATAACAATTACATAGATGCTGAGGTAGAACAGTTAATTCAGGTTGCACTGCTTTGCACACAAGGTTTCCCTATGGACCGGCCTAAGATGTCGGAAGTGGTGCGAATGCTTGAAGGTGACGGTTTGGCAGAAAGATGGGACGAGTGGCAAAAGGTGGAGGTTCTGCGTCAGGAAGTGGAGCTCGCCCCTCATCCCAGTTCTGATTGGATTGTTGACTCAACTGAAAATCTACATGCAGTTGAGTTATCTGGTCCAAGGTAA
- the LOC137837506 gene encoding adenylate kinase isoenzyme 6 homolog, with amino-acid sequence MVQENGKRKNPNILVTGTPGTGKTTMCTTLAEATQLRHINIGELVKEKNLHDGWDDELDCYVLNEDLVCDELEDAMEEGGNIVDYHGCDFFPERWFDCVVVLQTDNTILYDRLSRRGYKDSKLSNNIECEIFQVLLEEAKESYSEEKVIALKSDNIEDISRNVASLTDWVRNWSLPPPA; translated from the exons ATGGTGCAAGAAAATGGTAAGAGGAAGAATCCAAATATTCTGGTGACTGGAACACCAGGGACTGGAAAGACAACCATGTGCACTACTCTAGCCGAAGCCACCCAACTCCGCCACATCAATATTGGAGAATTAGTCAAAGAAAAGAACTTGCATGATGGCTGGGATGATGAGCTTGATTGTTATGTTCTTAATGAAGACTTG GTCTGTGATGAACTTGAGGATGCTATGGAAGAAGGGGGAAACATTGTGGATTACCATGGCTGTGATTTCTTTCCTGAGCGATGGTTTGATTGTGTGGTTGTACTTCAAACTGATAACACCATTTTGTATGACCGTTTGAGTAGGAG GGGTTACAAAGATTCAAAGCTTTCAAACAACATTGAATGTGAAATTTTCCAAGTTCTGCTTGAGGAGGCTAAAGAAAGTTACTCGGAGGAGAAAGTGATTGCATTGAAGAGTGATAATATCGAAGACATTAGTAGAAATGTTGCATCTCTGACAGATTGGGTCAGAAATTGGTCTTTACCCCCACCAGCTTAA